Proteins encoded together in one Cherax quadricarinatus isolate ZL_2023a chromosome 68, ASM3850222v1, whole genome shotgun sequence window:
- the Argk1 gene encoding arginine kinase Pro c 2.0101 isoform X5, producing MADAATIAKLEEGFKKLQAATDCKSLLKKYLSKDIFDSLKAKKTGLGATLLDVIQSGVENLDSGVGIYAPDAEAYSLFSPLFDPIIEDYHKGFKQTDKHPAKDFGDVNQFVNVDPEGKFVISTRVRCGRSLEGYPFNPCLTEAHYKEMEEKVSSTLSGLEGELKGTYYPLTGMTKEVQQKLIDDHFLFKEGDRFLQAANACRYWPTGRGIYHNDKKTFLVWCNEEDHLRIISMQMGGDLGQVYRRLVTAVNDIEKRVPFSHHDRLGFLTFCPTNLGTTIRASVHIKLPKLAANREKLEEVAARYSLQVRGTRGEHTEAEGGIYDISNKRRMGLTEYQAVKEMQDGILELIKIEKEMA from the exons ATGGCTGACGCTGCAACTATCGCCAAGTTGGAGGAAGGCTTCAAGAAGCTGCAGGCTGCAACTGACTGCAAGTCACTCTTGAAGAAGTACCTCTCTAAGGACATCTTTGACAGTCTCAAGGCCAAGAAGACAGGCCTTGGTGCCACTCTCCTCGATGTCATCCAGTCCG gTGTAGAGAACTTGGACTCTGGCGTGGGTATCTATGCTCCAGATGCCGAGGCctactctctcttctctcccctcttcGACCCAATCATTGAGGACTACCACAAAGGCTTCAAGCAGACAGACAAGCACCCTGCTAAGGACTTCGGTGATGTCAACCAGTTCGTAAATGTGGACCCTGAAGGGAAATTCGTTATTTCTACCCGTGTGCGCTGCGGCCGTTCCCTAGAGGGCTACCCCTTTAACCCCTGCCTTACAGAGGCTCATTACAAGGAGATGGAAGAGAAGGTTTCTTCCACTCTGTCTGGCCTAGAGGGAGAGCTTAAGGGTACCTACTATCCCCTCACTGGCATGACAAAGGAAGTGCAGCAGAAACTTATCGATGACCACTTCTTGTTCAAGGAGGGTGACCGCTTCCTTCAGGCTGCCAATGCTTGCCGTTACTGGCCCACTGGTCGTGGTATCTACCACAATGACAAAAAGACCTTCCTTGTCTGGTGCAATGAGGAGGATCATCTCCGCATTATCTCTATGCAGATGGGTGGTGACTTGGGCCAGGTGTATCGCCGCCTTGTTACTGCTGTCAATGACATTGAAAAGCGTGTTCCCTTCTCTCACCATGATCGTCTGGGCTTCCTTACTTTCTGCCCCACCAACTTGGGAACCACTATTCGTGCCTCCGTCCACATAAAGCTCCCCAAGCTTGCTGCTAACCGTGAGAAGCTCGAGGAAGTAGCTGCTAGGTACAGCCTCCAGGTTCGCGGTACCCGCGGTGAGCATACAGAGGCTGAGGGTGGTATCTATGACATTTCTAACAAGCGTCGCATGGGTCTCACAGAGTACCAGGCTGTTAAGGAGATGCAGGATGGTATCCTCGAGCTCATTAAGATTGAGAAGGAGATGGCTTAA
- the Argk1 gene encoding arginine kinase Pro c 2.0101 isoform X4, with translation MGSACCKKKTHQSSQHLVTAEPPVQVQPQYGPMYTSQDNSSNMADAATIAKLEEGFKKLQAATDCKSLLKKYLSKDIFDSLKAKKTGLGATLLDVIQSGVENLDSGVGIYAPDAEAYSLFSPLFDPIIEDYHKGFKQTDKHPAKDFGDVNQFVNVDPEGKFVISTRVRCGRSLEGYPFNPCLTEAHYKEMEEKVSSTLSGLEGELKGTYYPLTGMTKEVQQKLIDDHFLFKEGDRFLQAANACRYWPTGRGIYHNDKKTFLVWCNEEDHLRIISMQMGGDLGQVYRRLVTAVNDIEKRVPFSHHDRLGFLTFCPTNLGTTIRASVHIKLPKLAANREKLEEVAARYSLQVRGTRGEHTEAEGGIYDISNKRRMGLTEYQAVKEMQDGILELIKIEKEMA, from the exons CCAAGACAATTCATCAAACATGGCTGACGCTGCAACTATCGCCAAGTTGGAGGAAGGCTTCAAGAAGCTGCAGGCTGCAACTGACTGCAAGTCACTCTTGAAGAAGTACCTCTCTAAGGACATCTTTGACAGTCTCAAGGCCAAGAAGACAGGCCTTGGTGCCACTCTCCTCGATGTCATCCAGTCCG gTGTAGAGAACTTGGACTCTGGCGTGGGTATCTATGCTCCAGATGCCGAGGCctactctctcttctctcccctcttcGACCCAATCATTGAGGACTACCACAAAGGCTTCAAGCAGACAGACAAGCACCCTGCTAAGGACTTCGGTGATGTCAACCAGTTCGTAAATGTGGACCCTGAAGGGAAATTCGTTATTTCTACCCGTGTGCGCTGCGGCCGTTCCCTAGAGGGCTACCCCTTTAACCCCTGCCTTACAGAGGCTCATTACAAGGAGATGGAAGAGAAGGTTTCTTCCACTCTGTCTGGCCTAGAGGGAGAGCTTAAGGGTACCTACTATCCCCTCACTGGCATGACAAAGGAAGTGCAGCAGAAACTTATCGATGACCACTTCTTGTTCAAGGAGGGTGACCGCTTCCTTCAGGCTGCCAATGCTTGCCGTTACTGGCCCACTGGTCGTGGTATCTACCACAATGACAAAAAGACCTTCCTTGTCTGGTGCAATGAGGAGGATCATCTCCGCATTATCTCTATGCAGATGGGTGGTGACTTGGGCCAGGTGTATCGCCGCCTTGTTACTGCTGTCAATGACATTGAAAAGCGTGTTCCCTTCTCTCACCATGATCGTCTGGGCTTCCTTACTTTCTGCCCCACCAACTTGGGAACCACTATTCGTGCCTCCGTCCACATAAAGCTCCCCAAGCTTGCTGCTAACCGTGAGAAGCTCGAGGAAGTAGCTGCTAGGTACAGCCTCCAGGTTCGCGGTACCCGCGGTGAGCATACAGAGGCTGAGGGTGGTATCTATGACATTTCTAACAAGCGTCGCATGGGTCTCACAGAGTACCAGGCTGTTAAGGAGATGCAGGATGGTATCCTCGAGCTCATTAAGATTGAGAAGGAGATGGCTTAA